The following are encoded together in the Neofelis nebulosa isolate mNeoNeb1 chromosome 9, mNeoNeb1.pri, whole genome shotgun sequence genome:
- the CAPG gene encoding macrophage-capping protein isoform X1, with the protein MVTPRPAGPPGCPQRTGNSMYTHLPQSGSPFPASVQDPGLHVWRVEKLKPVLVARENQGIFFSGDSYLVLHNGPEELSHLHLWIGQQSSRDEQGACAVLAVHLNTLLGERPVQHREVQGNESDLFMSYFPRGLKYQEGGVESAFHKTSPGATPAAIKKLYQVKGKKNIRATERPLSWDSFNTGDCFILDLGQNIFAWCGGKSNILERNKARDLALAIRDSERQGKAQVEIVTDGEEPAEMIQVLGPKPALKEGNPEEDLTADRTNAQAAALYKVSDATGQMNLTKVADSSPFALELLLSDDCFVLDNGLCGKIYIWKGRKANEKERQAALQVAEDFISRMRYAPNTQVEILPQGRESPIFKQFFKDWK; encoded by the exons ATGGTGACACCTCGCCCCGCAGGTCCCCCAGGGTGTCCTCAAAG aACCGGAAACAGCATGTATACGCACCTCCCCCAGAG CGGCTCTCCGTTCCCAGCCTCGGTGCAGGATCCTGGCCTGCACGTATGGCGGGTGGAGAAGCTGAAGCCAGTGCTGGTGGCACGTGAGAATCAGGGCATCTTCTTCTCGGGGGACTCCTACCTAGTGCTGCACAACGGCCCGGAGGAGCTCTCCCACCTGCACCTGTGGATAG gccAGCAGTCATCCCGGGATGAGCAGGGGGCCTGTGCCGTGTTAGCTGTGCATCTCAACACCCTGCTCGGGGAGCGACCCGTGCAGCACCGAGAGGTGCAGGGCAACGAGTCCGACCTCTTCATGAGCTACTTCCCGCGTGGCCTCAAGTACCAG GAAGGTGGAGTGGAGTCAGCATTTCACAAGACCTCTCCGGGGGCCACTCCAGCTGCCATCAAGAAACTGTACCAGGTGAAGGGGAAGAAGAACATCCGTGCCACCGAGCGGCCGCTGAGCTGGGACAGCTTCAACACCGGGGACTGCTTCATCCTGGACTTGGGCcag AACATCTTCGCCTGGTGTGGTGGAAAATCCAACATCCTGGAGCGCAATAAGGCACGAGACCTTGCCCTGGCCATTAGGGACAGTGAACGACAGGGCAAGGCCCAGGTGGAGATTGTCACTGATGGGGAAGAGCCTGCTGAGATGATCCAG GTCCTGGGTCCCAAGCCTGCTCTGAAGGAGGGGAACCCTGAGGAAGACCTGACAGCTGACCGGACAAACGCCCAGGCCGCGGCTCTGTATAAG GTCTCCGACGCCACTGGACAGATGAACCTGACCAAGGTGGCCGACTCCAGTCCCTTTGCCCTCGAGCTGCTGCTGTCTGATGACTGCTTCGTGCTGGACAATGGGCTCTGTGGCAAGATCTACATTTGGAAGG GGCGAAAAGCTAACGAGAAGGAGCGGCAGGCAGCTCTCCAGGTGGCGGAGGACTTCATCTCTCGCATGCGCTATGCCCCCAACACTCAG GTGGAGATTCTGCCCCAGGGCCGCGAGAGTCCCATCTTCAAGCAATTCTTCAAGGACTGGAAATGA
- the CAPG gene encoding macrophage-capping protein isoform X2, with protein MYTHLPQSGSPFPASVQDPGLHVWRVEKLKPVLVARENQGIFFSGDSYLVLHNGPEELSHLHLWIGQQSSRDEQGACAVLAVHLNTLLGERPVQHREVQGNESDLFMSYFPRGLKYQEGGVESAFHKTSPGATPAAIKKLYQVKGKKNIRATERPLSWDSFNTGDCFILDLGQNIFAWCGGKSNILERNKARDLALAIRDSERQGKAQVEIVTDGEEPAEMIQVLGPKPALKEGNPEEDLTADRTNAQAAALYKVSDATGQMNLTKVADSSPFALELLLSDDCFVLDNGLCGKIYIWKGRKANEKERQAALQVAEDFISRMRYAPNTQVEILPQGRESPIFKQFFKDWK; from the exons ATGTATACGCACCTCCCCCAGAG CGGCTCTCCGTTCCCAGCCTCGGTGCAGGATCCTGGCCTGCACGTATGGCGGGTGGAGAAGCTGAAGCCAGTGCTGGTGGCACGTGAGAATCAGGGCATCTTCTTCTCGGGGGACTCCTACCTAGTGCTGCACAACGGCCCGGAGGAGCTCTCCCACCTGCACCTGTGGATAG gccAGCAGTCATCCCGGGATGAGCAGGGGGCCTGTGCCGTGTTAGCTGTGCATCTCAACACCCTGCTCGGGGAGCGACCCGTGCAGCACCGAGAGGTGCAGGGCAACGAGTCCGACCTCTTCATGAGCTACTTCCCGCGTGGCCTCAAGTACCAG GAAGGTGGAGTGGAGTCAGCATTTCACAAGACCTCTCCGGGGGCCACTCCAGCTGCCATCAAGAAACTGTACCAGGTGAAGGGGAAGAAGAACATCCGTGCCACCGAGCGGCCGCTGAGCTGGGACAGCTTCAACACCGGGGACTGCTTCATCCTGGACTTGGGCcag AACATCTTCGCCTGGTGTGGTGGAAAATCCAACATCCTGGAGCGCAATAAGGCACGAGACCTTGCCCTGGCCATTAGGGACAGTGAACGACAGGGCAAGGCCCAGGTGGAGATTGTCACTGATGGGGAAGAGCCTGCTGAGATGATCCAG GTCCTGGGTCCCAAGCCTGCTCTGAAGGAGGGGAACCCTGAGGAAGACCTGACAGCTGACCGGACAAACGCCCAGGCCGCGGCTCTGTATAAG GTCTCCGACGCCACTGGACAGATGAACCTGACCAAGGTGGCCGACTCCAGTCCCTTTGCCCTCGAGCTGCTGCTGTCTGATGACTGCTTCGTGCTGGACAATGGGCTCTGTGGCAAGATCTACATTTGGAAGG GGCGAAAAGCTAACGAGAAGGAGCGGCAGGCAGCTCTCCAGGTGGCGGAGGACTTCATCTCTCGCATGCGCTATGCCCCCAACACTCAG GTGGAGATTCTGCCCCAGGGCCGCGAGAGTCCCATCTTCAAGCAATTCTTCAAGGACTGGAAATGA